From the Macaca nemestrina isolate mMacNem1 chromosome 2, mMacNem.hap1, whole genome shotgun sequence genome, the window tgtctctactaaaaatacaaaaaaaaaaaaaaaattaactgcgtgtggtggtgggcacctgtaatcccagctactcaggagactgaggcaggagaattgcttgaaccctggaggcagaggttgcagtgagccgagcgcaccattgcactccattaCTCCATTCTGagagcgaaactgcatctcaaaaaaaaaaaaaaaaaaaaaatggagatagcAACACCAACCTTGGTTTTTGTGAGGTTTAGCTTAGATAACGTGTTAAATTTCTAGTACAGAGATTGGTATATAGTTAATAGTTAAATTTTGGAGATAACGATCTTGATTCCACAAGGCATGTTCCCTTTATGCTGGACTGTTGGGTTTGACTTCAAAGGACTGTTTTCTTTATAGCGTTTTGCTGCTGACATCATCTCTGTTTTGGCCATGACCATGAGTGGGGAGCGCGAGTGCCTCAAGTATCGGCTAGTGGGCTCCCAGGAGGAATTGGCATCATGGGGTCATGAGTATGTCAGGTAAGATCTTTCTTCTTGGGAATCTGAAGGGGGGCTCTGAGGCTCTGAGATAATTCAGAATTCTCTTGTGGAGAACCATCTGTCTTGGAGTATCAGTGTATTGAATTTCCCAGACACTGGATTCCTTGACCCACAGAGAAGTGCTTCCCCTGAAGCTGTGCTCCCTTAATCGTCTGGGCGTATCTGTAGGCATCTGGCAGGAGAAGTGGCTAAGGAGTGGCAGGAGCTGGATGACGCAGAGAAGGTCCAGCGGGAGCCACTGCTCACTCTGGTGAAGGAAATTGTCCCCTACAACATGGCCCACAATGCAGAGCATGAGGCCTGTGACCTGCTTATGGAAATTGAGCAGGTGGACATGCTCGAGAAGGACATTGATGAGAATGCATACGCAAAGGTCTGCCTTTATCTTACCAGGTGAGTGAACATGATAGGGATGGGTGGCAGGCATGCCCTCCTcagcacctctctctctctcaattgtGCCTCCTCTATTTTCCCAGAGCATTTGCTCAAGCATAGCATCACGCTGTAGTTAATCTGTTGATGTCTGAGTTTCTTGAGGACAGAGACTTTGTGTCTTCTTAGTACTaacatctagcacagtgcctggtgtgTAGTAggtattcattatttattttgggtAAGTGAATTCAATGGGGAAAATGAGTGCCTGGCACTTTCTGAATTCTTTGTTACTTTTACTTTTGTAGTTGTGTGAATTACGTGCCTGAGCCTGAGAACTCAGCCCTACTGCGTTGTGCCCTGGGTGTGTTCCGAAAGTTTAGCCGGTTCCCTGAAGCTCTGAGATTGGCATTGATGCTCAATGACATGGAGTTGGTAGAAGACATCTTCACCTCCTGCAAGGATGTGTATGTAGGGAAGAAGTTGGCAAAGAGATAAGCTCACAAATAGGACATTTGCATAAAGAGCTGGGACTTGTAGTTTCTGGTTAGGGCTTGAGGGGTTTTCCTGTGCCCTTAGTGGGCAGTGGTGAGCAGATGTACGGACTCTCTCCACAGGGTAGTACAGAAACAGATGGCATTCATGCTAGGCCGGCATGGGGTGTTCCTGGAGCTAAGTGAAGACGTTGAGGAGTATGAGGACCTGACAGAGATCATGTCCAATGTACAGCTCAACAGCAACTTCTTGGCCTTAGCTCGGGAGGTGAGACTGCCCTTTTTTCATCAAGGCCTTTTTATCATAATTCTACCTGCCATTTCACCTCGCTGACTATACCTCTGACTAGACTCTCCTTGATTAGAATTGCCATTCAGTGGGATAGCAGAAGGGACAGCTGGGGGAGTTCTAGGGGAGCAGTTGTGACCCTCTGACTTCTCTTCAGCTGGACATCATGGAGCCCAAGGTGCCTGATGACATCTACAAAACCCACCTAGAGAACAACAGTGAGTATCCCTCTCTGTGTATGGGAGTTGGGGGATTGTAGTTACGCCCCTTGTATTGGGAGTGATGGCTTGGCCAACATGCTTATCCTACTGAGCTCAGAATCCCCATGAACTTTTTTTCAGGTCACTGCTTGGGGGTATAGGTAGAGGATACTAAAGGACTAGTTCAGAACCAGAAACCAGCTGCCATGCTGTGTTTCTTTCCTGTCCTAGCTGAAaccttctttcctctccctcctgttGCAGGGTTTGGGGGCAGTGGCTCTCAGGTGGACTCTGCCCGCATGAACCTGGCCTCCTCTTTTGTGAATGGCTTTGTGAATGCAGCTTTTGGCCAAGACAAGCTGCTAACAGATGATGGCAACAAATGGCTTTACAAGAACAAGGACCATGGTATAATTCCGTTCCTGCTTtgccttttgttttgctttgatcACTTCTTTTGTCCTCTTGGAGTCATAAGTTATCTGACAAGGGATCCACCGTGCAGTTCTTTGGAGAGCTCTTTATAATAACAGGATCCTCAGGATAGGACCATTTTAAAACTAATAGATTCTTCCCTGGTATAGGAATGTTGAGTGCAGCTGCATCTCTTGGGATGATTCTGCTGTGGGATGTGGATGGTGGCCTCACCCAGATTGACAAGTACCTGTACTCCTCTGAGGACTACATTAAGGTTCGTCTACATACAGCCTGCTCATGGGGACTTCCCCCTTCCATATTCTATTGCCTAGCAGTGCCTCTCTTGCACTGATGAGGTCTGCCCAGTTTTTAACTCCAGTTAGGGCaggtgctgcagtgaggcccatGTTGCATCCTTTGTGGTGAGGAAGGTAGAGTATCCTGAGTGAAGAATCTGTTTACTCTTTGTAGTCAGGAGCTCTTCTTGCCTGTGGCATAGTGAACTCTGGGGTCCGGAATGAGTGTGACCCTGCTCTGGCACTGCTCTCAGACTATGTTCTCCACAACAGCAACACCATGAGACTTGGTTCCATCTTTGGGTAAGGTTCCTCACTTTTCTTTCTGGTAGTGCTCAGCCTGTACACTCTGGAGAACAGGAATTGGGCCCTTTTCACCTATATTGCCAAGGGCTACCACTACGCCTACTGGGTATCTGACTCTTGGTGAATGTTTGTTGAAATGGTGAATGAATGACCGattctctttttgttcttttcttgctgCATCCTTGGGTATGTGTTGGGGACCGCCTCCCCATGGCTTTTGCAGGCTAGGCTTGGCCTATGCTGGCTCAAATCGTGAAGATGTCCTAACACTGCTGCTGCCTGTGATGGGAGATTCAAAGTCCAGTATGGAGGTAAGTAGAGGCTAGTGAGCATTTAGAGTAGGTAGGGAAGGTGCTTTGAGTCCTACTTTGTCtgataaataatgaaaaagaagtaagtgtgtgcatgtgtgcatacgTGTACATGCCTCTTTGTGTGTATTGAGGGGTGTCACCTCAGTGAAACCCCTTGATCTAGAATTCTAAGCCTCTGGTGGTTTTAAGGCTAAAGAGTTAACATtttaggcctggtgcagtggcttgtgcctgtaatcccagcactttgggaggctgaagtgggcagatcacttgagcccagcagtttgagaccaacctgggcaagactgtgaaaccccatctctaccaaaaatacacagaaaaattagccgggtgtggtggcactcgccgatagtcccagctactagggaggctgaggtgggagaattgcttgaacctggaggtggaggttgcagtgagctgagattgtgccactgcactccagcctgggtgacagagtgagaccctgtctttaaaaaaaaaaacaaggccgggcgcggtggctcaagcctgtaatcccagcactttgggaggccgagacgggcggatcacgaggtcaggagatcaagaccatccgggctaacacggtgaaaccccgtctctactaaaaaaatacaaaaaattagccgggcgtggtggcgggcgcctgtagtcccagctactcgggaggctgaggcaggagaatggcgtaaacccgggaggcggagcttgcagtgagctgagatccggccactgtactccagcctgggtgacagagcgagactccgtctcaaaaaaaaaaaaaaaaaaaaaaaaaaaaccaaacaacaaaagtTAACATTTTAGTATTGCGTTCTGTCCCTTGGAatgtctgagaaactacttggacTAGAGTGAAGTGTAACTTAACACAGCCTGGGATTGATGATTCTCCTTAGTATTACAGACATTGGTCAGCCTTAAATGTTCATACTTGTGCAGCGTCATTAATGGATAAATATAGCATGGTGGCTAGTGGCATAGGTTTTAGAGTCAGAAAATCTTGAGTTCAAATCTTGCCACCTCTGCTTATAAGCAGTATGATCTTGAACAAGTAATTCATTCTCTTCAGGCCAtatttttctcatccataaacGGGGATAacagccaggtgcgatggctcacgcctgtaatcccagtactttgggaggctgaggcgggcggatcacaaggtcaagagatcaagaccatcctggccaacgtggtgaaaccccgtctctattaaatacaaaaattagctgggtatggtggcatgcacctgtagtcccagctactcgggaggctgaggcaggagaatcacttgaacccaggaggcagagattgcggtgagccgagattgcgccactgcactccagcctggcgatagagcgagactctgtctcaaaaaaaaaaaaaaaaaaaaagcagtgcagGGGATAACCTCAGGACCTGTGATCCTGGGGTTGTCATGAGGGTTAAATGTCAATAGTATGCAAAACAGTTGACCTAGTGGCTGGCATATAGTATATATTCAGTGAGTAATGGCTACTATTGTTATTTTGATCTACCATCAAAAAGGGATTATAAACTAATGTTATTAGTGAGAATATCTTGCAGTGGACTGTAGAAATAGGCTATCTTGAATCTACATAAATGTTTTAATAACTTACTGTGTGTAATACTGATTTTCCTACCTCTAGGTGGCAGGTGTGACAGCTCTAGCCTGTGGAATGATAGCAGTGGGGTCCTGCAATGGAGATGTAACTTCCACTATCCTTCAGACCATCATGGAGAAGTCAGAGACTGAGCTCAAGGACACTTATGCTCGTTGGCTTCCTCTTGGACTGGGTCTCAACCACCTGGGTGAGGGGATGTTTCTATTTGAGCAAAGAGCTGACAGTAACTGGACACAACAGGGAGGGTTTATGTGTCAGGCTGTGCTGGATGGAGGCAAGTATCCTCAGACCCCTTGAATCTGTCCTGTAGGGAAGGGTGAGGCTATCGAGGCAATCCTGGCTGCACTGGA encodes:
- the LOC105480126 gene encoding 26S proteasome non-ATPase regulatory subunit 2, which codes for MEEGGRDKAPVQPQQPPAATPGGTDEKPSGKERRDAGDKDKEQELSEEDKQLQDELEMLVERLGEKDTSLYRPALEELRRQIRSSTTSMTSVPKPLKFLRPHYGKLKEIYENMAPGENKRFAADIISVLAMTMSGERECLKYRLVGSQEELASWGHEYVRHLAGEVAKEWQELDDAEKVQREPLLTLVKEIVPYNMAHNAEHEACDLLMEIEQVDMLEKDIDENAYAKVCLYLTSCVNYVPEPENSALLRCALGVFRKFSRFPEALRLALMLNDMELVEDIFTSCKDVVVQKQMAFMLGRHGVFLELSEDVEEYEDLTEIMSNVQLNSNFLALARELDIMEPKVPDDIYKTHLENNRFGGSGSQVDSARMNLASSFVNGFVNAAFGQDKLLTDDGNKWLYKNKDHGMLSAAASLGMILLWDVDGGLTQIDKYLYSSEDYIKSGALLACGIVNSGVRNECDPALALLSDYVLHNSNTMRLGSIFGLGLAYAGSNREDVLTLLLPVMGDSKSSMEVAGVTALACGMIAVGSCNGDVTSTILQTIMEKSETELKDTYARWLPLGLGLNHLGKGEAIEAILAALEVVSEPFRSFANTLVDVCAYAGSGNVLKVQQLLHICSEHFDSKEKEEDKDKKEKKDKDKKEAPADMGAHQGVAVLGIALIAMGEEIGAEMALRTFGHLLRYGEPTLRRAVPLALALISVSNPRLNILDTLSKFSHDADPEVSYNSIFAMGMVGSGTNNARLAAMLRQLAQYHAKDPNNLFMVRLAQGLTHLGKGTLTLCPYHSDRQLMSQVAVAGLLTVLVSFLDVRNIILGKSHYVLYGLVAAMQPRMLVTFDEELRPLPVSVRVGQAVDVVGQAGKPKTITGFQTHTTPVLLAHGERAELATEEFLPVTPILEGFVILRKNPNYDL